The genomic interval ACTATCTGGTACCTCTTTTAGAAAACTAAAATAAGTAACTAATTTAGTACCAATCGACATTGAATCAAGTTGCGTTTTAACATAATGCGAATACTCTAAATATAGATCTTTTCTTAATTCAATGGAAGCATCAATGCGATCCAAGGGAAAAATATTTTCAATGAAAGAATTAAAAAAATAAACTGCATCAAAGTTCTTAAAATCAATAGTATTAATATTTGAATTCGTAAAATATACGTTTGTCAAATTAAACTGCTTTGAAATTCTATTGGAAGTATTGAATAGATTCTTCCGCAGCTCGACACCATGAAAAGAAGCTTTTGTA from Saprospiraceae bacterium carries:
- a CDS encoding class I SAM-dependent methyltransferase, with amino-acid sequence MLFKNLKSNLDISDSEFDLIYPKKIKQASEFHFTPIEIAKIAAHYLADSKDTKVLDVGSGAGKFCMIGAACTKASFHGVELRKNLFNTSNRISKQFNLTNVYFTNSNINTIDFKNFDAVYFFNSFIENIFPLDRIDASIELRKDLYLEYSHYVKTQLDSMSIGTKLVTYFSFLKEVPDSFEIQYCLFGEKLKMWKKIS